Sequence from the Zeugodacus cucurbitae isolate PBARC_wt_2022May chromosome 2, idZeuCucr1.2, whole genome shotgun sequence genome:
ACTAATTGAAAACGTGTACTCACTTCTGTCGATGTTACGTTGCAAATGTGCGGCAACTCTGTGACGTGCGTCATTGAACTCCAAATGCAGACCTAATCTGAGCAATGATGGATTCTTTTCCACTAATTCGGTTATCTCCATTTCGATCTTATTGCCGAGCACTGAGGATCgctacaatttatttaaaaaaattgtgatttaaTTACATTTGAATCCAATGGTTAGAAGTACTTACCTGATTGGAGGCCCTAAACTCTTCAATTGTGCGGCACTTGAGCAGGGCTTTCACTAAGGTCACTATAACGGGCGGACTAATGAAATTTGTCtcaacatttaatactctcagGGTTTTGCTTTTCTCAATTGCTTCAGCCAATAAGAGAGCTGTCTTGTCGGTAAGACCGACATTTGTTAAGGAAAGAACttccaaattttcattttcaggcAGTACTTGGAAAAGTTGTTCGAATTTCTCATCGGAAATGTTCTGCAAATTTGTTCATGTATGAGAATATATGAGATGTGATTATTTCATTCACTACTTACCTTAATGTTATTTAAGTTCAGTTCAATCAATTTTGAATCGTTATCTTTGACGCGTTTAATTGATTCTTCGACATCTGTGTTGTTTGGTGGGTCCATGGGGAACAATTTTGGTTGAGTTGATTTTGTAATACCATCCCAGCCCATGCCAACTGGTTGGCCTTTGTTCAACAAGGAAGCATGGTATTGGTCCTGATTCATCATCGAGTGGAAGCCGAGAATAGCTgcaaatggaaaacaaaaaaaatgtatgttaagATAAGTGGTTTCAGTGCCAGTTCTAGGGATAATTGCtaattttcttgcttttacATACCAGCCAAATCGATGATCTCTTCTTGTGTAGCATCGCTCAGCGCATGCTCATACTCTTCACCCAAATCGATGGCGATCTGTTCCTCAGCGGCAACTTCGCGATCGTCTCTTGGTGGTGGTACCCATTTTTTGCCACGTACTGTACCCTTAACATACGGCTCAAATTCGGGCTCGTCGGGTGTTTCTAAGGCCTGCTTATTGATATGCTCGATAAGCTTTTTGCGATTCAATGGACCAGTGGGGTCTTTTTCGCATTCATAACTGCAACGTTGATCAGGTGGCAAGAAATTGTcctaaatttaatcaaattaaagagttcaattagtattttgttaaagtaaaatagttaatattataaatttttgaaaatagagaAGTGGAGGCGTCTTCAATTCGCTACCTCTGTTCGTTATGCTTGAGTTTTGGTAAAAATCTtactaaaaaacaattaaaaacctATTCCTCATGAGTGTAGTATTACCAATTGCTACTCCACATTACATTGTATTATGCCAGTCTCTTCAATTTGTATCAGTTGCTTATTCGATTGGCTACTTCAAGCTTTCAGAGTTTAGCGAATCGAAGACAACTTTTATATACTATGGGATCTCCGGATTTCTTTgcgaatatttttgttgtctctTGCTTGACCTCACACAATTTATACATCATTTAGTTcgagtaataaatatatatacttacatcgGGATCGACTTCTTTGGCCAAAATATTGATTTCTTCCGGTGACAACTGTGCCAGCAGAGCATCAACATCAACCTCATCATATTCGCTCAAGTCCTTGCCGTACAATTTGGCAGGCGTAGTGAGAGTGGTAGTCTTGGTTGTCGATGAAGTCTGAAAagataaaaaagtaagaaagaaaaacattaaaattttatcattTGCAGTTGgcaaagttatttattatatttatgagtTATCGCCAACTTTTTTCAGTGCCAAAGTGGTCGGCGGTTGCGGTGCGCGTCTTTTCACTTTCGGCACGGGTCGTAACTTTACTTGCTGGAACTCAGCCAGCGCTGAGGCTGGTTCGTGTGGCTTTTTGGGCGAGTCCATAAAtggattttattatattttatatggaatAAACACTGTTTTAATTATGAGCTTGGTGGGCACAGCTTACGCTTTCGGCTGAATATTTAGAAATGCAATAAACGACGAATCATTGAAACGTAGGCGTTGCAAGCACATAAGTgaggaaaaatgtgaaaatttataaatcaatatttcatTTCCTCATATACGCGCACACCGTACAAATTAATCCAATTATGCCTAAGGCTGGAAGTGTTTACCTACCATTTGGCAGCGGAAGCGAATGAATCATACAAAGCGATAAACTGAAGACTGTGTGGAAACTGTTGCAGATTCGTGGTTTGAGAAATGCGCACCTTCGCTTGCCGTCAAAGTTCAAATGCGACTGACTGTCTAGTCGGCGAGAAGAAATCTATTTCAGGTCGCTCGCTTTGACGTTTTGTGTCTTTGGCTTTGGACGGCAAACTTCTGCTACAACGAAACCTTCAACAAAGCGGAGTGGAGCTTGAAAGCGGCAAAGTAAATGAAAAGGGTTCGGCGGTCATTGTTCATGCTCGACTGAGGTGGAGTAATAATGACGATGGCGGCAATGCGCGGCACGCTTAGTTAGCGCTGTCCGTCTGTATGACTGTTGTGAGTTGCATAGTCAGTCACACACATAAGATTCAGCAGTCAGCGGAAATTAATGTGAGGCATTGCGGATCAGCGAGCAGGCGAGCTAAAGTCGTCAAACCACTAGCGAACccaccaaaaacaataacaatggccTGCTTaagctagccaactggcgtgcGGCTGCACCCGAAATACTCGCTCGATCGCaagtactcgtacatacataggtatgacTTAAGATTACACAATAAAAAGCGGCGAGGTTACTTAGACCTTACAAAAAGTCAAATGCAGTTAAAGGTTTTATTGCTGCTTTTGTGACTCAGTTTTCAGCCGCGGCATTGCTTGGCATCACCAGACGGCTGGCGGACTCAGCGAGTCTGCGAAGACAAGCAATTCTAAAATGCATTTATACtcttatacttatatttttttgtttcttcgaGTTCAAGCGCCTCATTTGAACTAGTGACTGCCAATTTATAGTTAAAAGCGAGCACGGTGAATTAGTTCTCTGTTTTTGTTATGTAAAGTGGAAGTGCAGGTAATAAAATGGAAAGCGAGAGTCAAATAAAGTCAGCATTCAAAAGCGCAATTAAGCTTAGGTCCAATTAAGTACTTAAGTCGAACTTGtacatctttttttattttggattcAGCTCAACACCTCCATAATGAGCTGGACTTGACGTTCCCTCAAAATAAGCAACGACAAATGCTATCCAACAAAGCTTCTAAAGCTGCTCCAGTACGACCtcgattaaatttaaatgtttcggTCAACCCTCAGAGAGCACCCTTTAAAGTCCACACCAAAGAGTCTTTAATTTTAATGCAACTCACTCACTGAGTCGCAACAAAAGTTCAAGTAGCGTAACAAAAGCGGTTGAATTGTTAAATCGTGAGATTGCCACGATCGGCGATCGAATTAGACATGCAACGCTGACTGAAGAGTCGCACGAAGAACCAAAAGCCAAGCATAATTTGCTGCACCGCATAAGTATGTAAGTACGATAGTCTGCTTATTTGGAAAACATTGCGGTAGTAACGAGCCCTTACATCCGTTCTAAGGCCCCTTTGCAGCCCGCAAGCCCTAGTCGGTGAACCTTTTAAATTCATCGAGCGTGACGCAATCAAAAGCGACTTTAAATGGCAAGCTACGCTTAAACAAATGCGCTTAATAAATCCCATTGAGTTTTACGCCGTCGAGTACTACCAAATGTGTATAAACAAAACAGGGTGCCTCGAAAGTTTTCCTAAATGAGAATTTTATTAATGTGGAGCTTGAAGagtttttgtgatattttaatttttttactcatttctttttcaaatatttgccgtttgtcatttgtgttgttgtagaatTGTCTCCCAACTAGTAGTAGATATTCGCGAATCACCCTGTACATACTACTGGAAGTTCTCAAACAACTGAAACTCAGGTGTACTCatctttttcttgttttttgttttatttgttgttgttatcttttGTAGTTGTCTTTTATTGTTTGAGAAAGAAAAACtgattgtatttatgtatgtggcaCCGACATATTTATGTTCTTAACTTCACAAGCTCACACTGTGTACAACTATATACAACTAACAGGCAGCGTGTAAAACCGGTTCGTGTGAAACATAAAaagataacaacaataaataataataaacagtaATCAAAAGTAGTGAGTCGACAAGCCACACGTACGAGTACTTGAAACTTGAAAAGCCGTAATGACAGCGACGACACCACAAACGGCCAAAGCTGGCTAAACGAACTGGTCTTGTAGGTTTTGGTCATCATAGCGAATTGACCCATATATATGGACTATAAGATTTATAGAAAATACACGCAAGTCAATTCGTAAACAAACGTTACTCCTCAGTTGGTAGGCGAGTTCGAAAAATTCGGATTTATGTTGATAAGTTGCGAAGATGATTTGTTTGAATGCCATTCAGGATGGTCGGGATGATAGCTCGAGTATGACACtaattttttcacattcaaGGTCTTACATTCACGTAAAATAATTCTGATGGTTCGGAGATTCAATGAGGCTTTGAAAGTCCATCAATTAATAAAACTCGTTTGAGTGAGAACAATCTTCGTAAAGAAGTTTTAAGCTGCTACTCACTAACTtctatgaaatattgaaaagtacTATGTTGAGGCCTTGACGAACCTCACTAATAAACCTAACGGAGTATctcattaattataaaaaaaataattacaattcgAACATGTAAGTCGGTAGTAATCATTATCGTTTCTATTTCAAATACAAACTCCGCGGGTGGTCATTGCTGAATGTCTTCTGCTTTGGAGAATATGAGAATGGATTTTATACTAAAGTCTTGTATTCATTTTGGTTATTTCGCTTTATAATTAATCATTTTAACCTATTGACCCCAAGCTGTTAAGTTAATCGGAAATGATTATTGATTATATAACAGTAATAGGCGTGCTCTCGTAATGGTAACCAATAGAAAATGTTATACAGAACTTTATCGTTAATTAGTGACTTCGACaagatttattatttaacaattcaaatgcaaaataagtATGAATCATTCACTCTTCGGAACCTTGAAGCAGCTTCAATAAGAACGCTATACACTTCGAAATGAGCAAAGTAGAGAGGTATTTTAAGTAAAGGTGTGGTGAGTCCTTGAGCAAGCAATAAAACATTGAAGTCAGAAGTTTTATGATCAccgcattattaaaatttaattacaatatttacgACGAAATTactgcaaatttattatttttagcatcGACAGGTGAGGTGTTgaaaaacattatataaaatgtgttattttaatGAGCAAATATGGTATTTATGTGCGAGAAGCTTCGGATTACAGCGCTTACTCGGCATAATGCTGCAAATATGCATGTCGTGCTGTCAAATCGCCGCAAATCGTGCCTCAGCGCTGCAAATGCGAAATGCATTTTGTTGAATATGCAAAATTGACGTGTGGCAAACAACAAATGGCAATTGAGTTCACGGTCTAATCAAACGTGAAatgacacactcacacacacaaacatttgctttcataaattaaatacataaatcacGCAAAATAAAGTGGGGAAACAACAATCAATGGGGACCAGCAGTTTAATTGGTGCATACACTAACAAATACGATACACCTGCAGACACGATTgatatggaaattaaattttaaataacgtgtgaatatttttatttatttgacaaaaagactccattatatgtatatctagaaattaataattttgattttttttttttttaattttagcaaTCCCCTGCTATCCATGCGATATTAATGACATTTTtagttaatacaaattttatttgaaaattttcttaattcatATGGATACTCTAGACAAAATAAGGCTTATAGGGTGATCTGACCCCGCTTCTAAACTGAGGGATCGCAAGCCagatcacaaaaaaatttcattcaaagaTCCTTGAAATCTATGCAAAATTCTCCCACAAAACAGTTATCTTAGACGAGTTGCGTAAAAACCTTCTTGATGTCAAAGGAAGgggtgggttcaaaaaataacgggaattttagaaTATTCAATTGTCCAAAAGTCATGTATGCCACTGAAGCAATCTGTAGCATCTGCTAAGGTTAGACCTGTTTTttagcttggcgattttcgtttgtttaaaACTTACACTTccttgcttgttcgtgaatttttggccaaaaacaatactgtaacgatgccccagcctccatatttccaaaacatgactccgtgtggttttttccatttttataaaattgtggaGAACTTTAAAGGCAATCGTTTTACGAACATGCaagaaagagccaaaggctatccctaAAATCGAGTTGGTGAAATGTTTCGAAGATTGGAAAAAGCGATGGCATAAGAGCATAATATCTAATGGGGACTAATTCGCAAGGCGAcaaaattaatgtagacgaataaatcaatattgtttcaaaaactaaaaatcccgttatttttttaacacaccttatACTTATTTCGTAACAACGACAATTTTACTAAGTTCCCACGAtccaatattttctataaattttcataaaaagtgcGTTTCAAGTCCCTCAGAGTGTCGACTAGACCCACTCAGCAAAGCTCGCCAACTGCATTTGTGGGTCTAAATAAACAGTTAATTTTAACACGATTTTTTGCTAAAcgcaacatatgtatgtctatatctaTGCAAATGCGTGCAGCCAGTTAAATGTACCGTAACCTGATCCAATTAAAGCACACCTCTACCAAACGTTGGAAGCCAGTAGACACACAATTGGAAGAAATTCACACTGTCCATCCACATTaaataagtaagtaaatatgaatgccaatatttatttccatgccgaagagtgtgtgtgtgtgtgtcacgtTTTCACCAGGGTTCCAAAGGTAATGAAGACAAATAGGAAACGTGACCAACAACAACTTGTTGCCTCTCTTCTTCTCAGCACAACAGTTATGTTTGCCAGTTCATCGGCTTTTCGTTGACCGAATTGCGTGGAGGAAAACagaatagttgtaataaaattgtGGCATTATTGATgacgaataacaacaacaaaaacaaggaaACAACACAATATTGCCAGAAGCAAACGAAGAAAAAGAAGTAGGCGTCTCAGTCTAGCCGTTAGTGACATTAATTGTAGCCAGTTTGACGCTGTGGTACTTGAAGCGTATTTGTGGCAAAAATGCATAAACAAGCATTAGTAACTGACTTAGCCTAGTTATGCGTCTATGTGTGAGAtactatattttcatttgccGTAATTCTCTCGTTCATCGAGttcatctgtgtgtgtgtgtctgtttgtgaACCAATCATGCCACGCACTTGTTCTGCGTTACAGTTAATCCAATATCGGCTGGCTACAGACCGAAGTGGGAAGTCGAAATGATTTGcagaaattaatattgacaatgCAGAAAAGCGTCTAATGGTAttgatatttgagaaaattggcGTTGAAATCACTTGTTTCGGCGTCTTGAACTGCTTTTCATTGAGAGATTGGGTACATTATTGGTGGCCGATGTGGGTAAGTAGGTGGCAAGTGGTCAGCGAATAAGCCGAGATGCGTGAAATATGTGCTAAGCGGCTATTAAATGTTGAATTGACTTGTAGCATCTAAAAATAAGTTgacaaaatatgtatttgaattatcatatataaatatattagcgAGGATAAAGCCTCGTGGAAACAaactttttcacaaaatatattgCTTTTGAGGGAGCCAcagattacaaaaatttttgtacgaaataataattgaaaatataaaccaGAAACTCTATTTAAACTTATCAAACTTGATATTTACAAGCAATTTGTGTTCAACAGACAAATTTTGCGAAactttataaaatgcaaaagtgACAGaccaaaaattttccaaaaaacaaatattttgctttatttttttttatatttttttaattaacaaagaccacatgtgcttgttgttgttgttgttcaccaAAATGAGCTCAAGGCCCGAAAAAAAGGAAATGTTTGCAAAACAAGCATCGAAACTTGTAAATTTACACACACatgagcacaacaacaacaacaaccgcctTTTGCATATTCGTGTTCAACAACCTAACAACCTACTCACAAATGGCGAGGCAAAAAAAAGGCATTTGAAAGCTGTAATGAGCAGcgtgcatacaaatgtacaagTACAAGTTTGTAGTGGCGGCAGACAACTTTCCGTTTTACGAACATTGCAACTCAGCTGAAAGTTGGTTGGATGCTCAAACAAATAAAACTGGAAAATTAGCATGAAAaacagttaaattaaaattataaaaaaaagaagtacTTTGTCcggctctgttgttgttgtaatttgtaaaCTACATAGATTAATTGAAATGCCAATAGAGACGACTGCCAACGGTTAATTACTACCGACAAACAACGAGTTGCCAGCGAGGATTTAGATTAGCCGATGTCAACCAAGTGATGGAAATTAATTTAACGaggaattattaaaataatattaaaaaaataataattccaaaaacacaaattttagaatttttaagaaattataaattcttgTGTTAGATGCTTGCAactctttaaatacatttattgtcGCATAGCGCGCCGTCTGCATATTGAATGCCCCAACCTGAGGTCAGTTATGAAGTGGTTCAAAGAGTGGCATTTAATTTCACTTCTTTCAAACAAGGTCAGTATTGTTTGCATGACTACCAAACTGTTTATTCATACCTTTCGGTACCACATATTGTATGTAAGTCAACGAAGCTAACAAGTTGGCTATTAGCAAGCAGccactaatattgttgttgctatttttagcgCAGATAAGAATAAAAGTTGTTTGTGATCGCAACTTTGCAGTTGAAATTTGTTAGTTTTTGGTTGCAAGTTGTCAGCGCACACATTTTGCAGCATGAATATGCAGCAGTAACGgtaaagtgaaaattatttggacagttaataataaatgtgaaatttgGCTGGCTGCAAGCAACAATTTCACTCTTTGTCTGACTAGAGAACatgaaatgcataaaaattaaaaaaaaaaattaaaaagaaaatattgcatttaaacaAAAGCCGAACAAAGCGCAACTAAATAATATCGCCATTTAAACAAAGAAATTCTCATTAATGCTTTAccatattagatattagatacgGAAACCGCATTCGATTGCGAGGCAAATCAAGGTAGAACAAGTTGCATAGTTTTTGATTCCACATTGCTAAGCTCGCTTTATAAGTTGCTATGTTGGTTGAATATCATCGCTGCTTGGgtttatatttcacaatttatgCTATTCGGGTAAGTGTGTGTTTCTTATAGTCTCTTTAATGAGTTACGTAAGACATTTCTTTGCAAAAACATATTAAACTGGACTCACGTatactaattttaaattatattcatttttcaaaaattccttaGATTCTGCTGCAACTGTTTCATGTTCCAAACTTTTTCCGAAGTCAACGAAATCCGAAATCAATACTCAAAAGTATAGCTGATTGAAAACAAGTCCCAAAAGTATTGGAGTTTAATTCACCGAAAGTTAGTTTTTCAGCACTCAAACGGTATTTAGATCAATATCTAATAATTTTCGTAGCAAAATACATTGTCTTAAAATGTTTGTTATTATGTATCtatatgcaaatttataaatatatatgagtacatacatatgtatttgccaTATCCAGTAGAGCGTAAACTCAAAAATAATTAGCAAGCTAAATAAACAAGTTgtgccaaaaaaattaaacaaaagcgTGTGGCATGAGACAACATATACACGTAGGTACACATATGCTCGCATACggacttatatgcaaatatattatataaacaacaTCATGATAATTAGGTTAGTAAacaatttggattttttaatacaaaaaggcttttttatagatttttctttatttttttccagtttttaatataaatttaggtacatatttaaatttttttaatttttgtgatttataataatataattaatttt
This genomic interval carries:
- the LOC105218415 gene encoding tropomodulin isoform X4, translating into MSEVESAVTPAATSVEAEQEPAEKTVTQTVDEDEDMKEEITAETEKMVTETVDEDGDVVEETTEIKRKTIKRTMKITETSSTTKTTTLTTPAKLYGKDLSEYDEVDVDALLAQLSPEEINILAKEVDPDDNFLPPDQRCSYECEKDPTGPLNRKKLIEHINKQALETPDEPEFEPYVKGTVRGKKWVPPPRDDREVAAEEQIAIDLGEEYEHALSDATQEEIIDLAAILGFHSMMNQDQYHASLLNKGQPVGMGWDGITKSTQPKLFPMDPPNNTDVEESIKRVKDNDSKLIELNLNNIKNISDEKFEQLFQVLPENENLEVLSLTNVGLTDKTALLLAEAIEKSKTLRVLNVETNFISPPVIVTLVKALLKCRTIEEFRASNQRSSVLGNKIEMEITELVEKNPSLLRLGLHLEFNDARHRVAAHLQRNIDRIVRVQKLKPNLPKLIVPANMELPPASTPSPSSSPSPSPQPRIEFDLEEDADHVGGGDDFDPEIDPDNMVVPGSRAITPSSELQSPSPAFNQSANSYNALMN